The following are encoded together in the Candidatus Omnitrophota bacterium genome:
- a CDS encoding glutamate synthase-related protein, whose product MLEWPKTNDAIGAVNRGDPAESGLCTLCRADCKGRCETWLSSLRGRSLLYPRDFGVITAGSRNTSHVGVSYSSLRIQGYNYGAHGLPKGLSNSADDCIFPNVDVGTKFGREIETKVRVPIMTGALGSTFIAAKYWDSFAIGAALVGMPIVVGENVVGVDKESEIKKGKIIKAPELDRRIETYLKFFDGFGAIIVQMNVEDTRNGVAEYLMKEYGDKVIIELKWGQGAKDIGGEIQVSNLDYAIFLKKRGYIVDPDPTDPTVQKAFEERAIKTFARHSRLGGTDAANPEEVREQFMKEVEYLRKIGYKRITLKTGSYGMEALAMAIKYASEAELDLLTIDGSGGGTGMSPWNMMETWGVPSLLLHAKAHEYASVLASKGHKVVDMAFAGGLAREDHIFKALALGAPFTKLVCMGRAVMIPGFLGSNIEGVINPDRKEKVHGNWSDLPANVTHFGASPEEIFSGYHDVRKKVGASHMKDIPYGAVAMWTLVDKLTAGLQQLLAGVRKFSVTQISRDDLLAANRETAQETGIPFITEALDESAKKILGE is encoded by the coding sequence ATGCTTGAATGGCCTAAGACTAACGATGCGATCGGGGCAGTTAATCGTGGTGATCCGGCGGAATCCGGTTTGTGTACATTGTGCCGCGCGGATTGCAAGGGCAGATGTGAAACATGGCTTTCCAGTTTAAGAGGCAGAAGTCTTCTTTACCCCCGCGATTTTGGTGTTATTACCGCAGGAAGCAGAAATACATCTCACGTTGGCGTATCTTATAGTTCGCTAAGAATTCAAGGTTACAATTACGGAGCCCACGGCCTTCCCAAAGGTTTGTCGAATTCGGCAGACGATTGTATCTTCCCCAATGTTGACGTAGGAACAAAATTTGGCAGGGAAATCGAAACCAAGGTCCGTGTTCCTATTATGACGGGCGCTTTAGGTTCTACCTTTATTGCCGCGAAATATTGGGATTCCTTTGCTATCGGTGCGGCTTTAGTAGGGATGCCGATCGTTGTCGGAGAAAATGTAGTTGGTGTAGACAAAGAATCAGAGATCAAAAAAGGAAAGATCATTAAAGCTCCGGAATTAGACAGGCGAATTGAAACCTATCTAAAGTTCTTTGATGGATTTGGCGCTATCATTGTTCAGATGAACGTGGAAGATACTCGTAACGGTGTTGCCGAATATCTGATGAAAGAATATGGTGATAAAGTTATTATCGAGCTTAAATGGGGCCAAGGCGCAAAGGATATCGGCGGAGAGATCCAAGTCAGTAATCTTGATTATGCCATCTTCTTAAAGAAGCGCGGCTATATTGTTGATCCCGATCCGACGGATCCGACGGTGCAAAAAGCTTTTGAGGAACGGGCGATCAAGACATTCGCACGTCATAGCCGTTTGGGAGGCACGGATGCCGCCAATCCGGAAGAAGTCCGTGAACAATTTATGAAGGAAGTGGAGTATTTACGTAAGATCGGCTACAAAAGAATTACATTAAAGACAGGTTCTTATGGGATGGAAGCACTAGCCATGGCCATCAAATACGCGTCGGAAGCCGAACTTGATCTATTGACCATTGATGGATCCGGTGGCGGAACAGGGATGAGCCCGTGGAATATGATGGAGACTTGGGGTGTTCCGTCACTTTTACTTCATGCGAAGGCTCATGAATACGCGTCTGTTTTAGCCAGTAAAGGACATAAGGTTGTGGATATGGCTTTTGCCGGAGGCTTAGCGCGAGAAGATCATATTTTTAAAGCGCTGGCTTTAGGCGCGCCGTTTACGAAGCTGGTGTGTATGGGCCGCGCGGTGATGATCCCGGGATTTTTGGGGTCGAATATCGAAGGCGTTATTAATCCGGACCGAAAAGAAAAAGTGCACGGCAATTGGAGTGATCTGCCGGCAAATGTCACGCATTTTGGGGCTTCTCCGGAAGAGATCTTTTCCGGATATCATGATGTGCGCAAAAAAGTAGGGGCAAGCCATATGAAGGACATTCCTTATGGGGCGGTTGCCATGTGGACTTTGGTGGATAAGTTAACGGCTGGTTTACAACAACTTCTCGCCGGTGTGCGTAAATTCTCGGTCACACAGATCTCCCGAGATGATCTTTTAGCGGCTAATCGAGAGACAGCCCAAGAAACAGGAATTCCTTTTATTACCGAAGCGCTTGATGAAAGTGCTAAGAAAATATTAGGAGAGTAA
- a CDS encoding phage holin family protein, protein MPLFIQWIINVFGLMVVVWVVPGIQSQHWLITVIAALVLGVFNIGLKPVILLLTLPINFSTLGIFTLFINGFMLYLVSRLIDGFSIANFSSAFWGALLLSMISFLLNLFVNPSHQFKFYFYGNKNMRSSPHDDVIDVEATTKDDDDKQRINFD, encoded by the coding sequence ATGCCTCTTTTCATCCAATGGATCATTAACGTTTTTGGGTTGATGGTCGTTGTTTGGGTTGTTCCCGGGATCCAATCCCAGCATTGGCTGATCACGGTGATCGCGGCTTTGGTCCTGGGAGTCTTTAATATCGGCTTAAAACCGGTGATCCTTTTATTGACCTTGCCGATCAATTTTTCAACGCTGGGCATCTTCACGCTTTTTATTAACGGATTTATGCTTTATCTTGTTTCCAGATTAATTGACGGATTTTCTATCGCTAATTTCTCAAGTGCTTTTTGGGGAGCGCTGTTGCTGAGCATGATCAGCTTTTTGTTGAACCTTTTTGTGAATCCATCCCATCAATTCAAGTTCTATTTTTACGGAAATAAAAATATGCGCAGTTCACCTCATGATGATGTGATCGATGTGGAAGCGACGACGAAAGATGACGACGACAAACAGCGAATCAATTTCGATTAA
- a CDS encoding ureidoglycolate lyase, with product MTTTNSESISIKAKKITADNFRPYGRVIFYPGKAKKSKKVNLFRIVVKEPVYRGWRIAYLILRDKMIKRLEQHPHSFESFEPVTGQTLLYVARKPRKNHIKCFYLDRPIILKKGIWHGVVTLSKESEIKLTENASVRCVYAPLGCLLGPSKR from the coding sequence ATGACGACGACAAACAGCGAATCAATTTCGATTAAAGCAAAAAAGATAACCGCGGATAACTTTCGGCCCTATGGCCGGGTTATTTTCTATCCCGGAAAGGCAAAAAAAAGCAAAAAAGTTAATTTATTTCGCATTGTTGTCAAAGAACCGGTTTATCGTGGCTGGAGGATCGCCTACCTTATTTTGCGCGATAAAATGATCAAGCGTTTAGAACAGCACCCGCATTCTTTTGAAAGCTTCGAACCTGTTACCGGCCAAACACTTCTTTATGTGGCCAGAAAACCACGTAAAAACCATATCAAATGTTTTTATTTGGATCGTCCCATCATCTTAAAGAAAGGTATTTGGCATGGGGTTGTAACACTTTCTAAGGAATCTGAAATAAAACTTACCGAAAATGCGAGCGTGCGCTGTGTTTATGCGCCTTTAGGGTGTTTGTTGGGGCCTTCGAAAAGATAA
- the carA gene encoding glutamine-hydrolyzing carbamoyl-phosphate synthase small subunit, with product MKKAILYLEDAKTFEGRSLLTTGEFAGEVVFNTSLCGYQEVLTDPSYAGQIVVMTYPLIGNYGINLDDMESKKIWVKGFIVKEFCRTPSNFRATKSLIDYLNENNIMAVEGIDTRALTRHLRLFGAMKAMISTEDFDKKSLSKKLKAVPSMEGSDWVREVSSKEKYIWEPGKNYRFRVAAIDCGIKFNILRILANLGCETHVFPATASAQEIRSINPDGIFLSNGPGDPAALPYIIKTVQELIGVAPIFGICLGHQILGLALKGTTYKLKFGHHGANHPVKDLNLNKIGITSQNHGFCVDINSLPKEDVEITHINLNDNTLEGLQHKKYPLFSVQYHPEAAPGPHDAQYLFEKFIGLMNEHKNKKVPV from the coding sequence ATGAAAAAAGCCATCCTATACCTTGAAGACGCAAAAACCTTTGAGGGCCGCTCTCTCCTCACGACAGGTGAATTCGCAGGTGAAGTTGTCTTTAATACCTCCCTTTGCGGCTATCAAGAAGTTTTGACCGATCCATCCTATGCCGGCCAGATCGTGGTGATGACTTATCCTTTGATCGGAAATTATGGCATCAATTTGGACGATATGGAGTCCAAAAAGATCTGGGTCAAAGGATTTATTGTCAAAGAATTCTGCCGCACTCCGTCCAATTTCCGCGCGACCAAATCACTCATTGATTATTTGAATGAAAATAATATCATGGCTGTTGAAGGCATTGATACGCGTGCCCTAACGCGTCATTTGCGCCTATTCGGAGCCATGAAGGCGATGATCTCAACCGAAGATTTTGATAAAAAAAGTTTAAGTAAGAAATTAAAAGCTGTTCCGTCCATGGAGGGCAGTGATTGGGTGCGAGAAGTTTCGTCAAAAGAAAAATATATTTGGGAACCCGGGAAAAATTACCGCTTTCGTGTCGCGGCTATTGATTGCGGAATAAAATTCAATATTTTGCGCATCTTGGCAAACTTAGGATGTGAGACCCATGTTTTTCCGGCGACCGCTTCCGCTCAAGAGATAAGATCAATTAATCCCGACGGAATTTTCCTTTCCAACGGCCCCGGCGATCCGGCCGCGCTGCCATATATCATCAAAACCGTTCAGGAACTCATTGGCGTAGCGCCGATTTTTGGGATTTGCTTAGGGCATCAGATCTTAGGGTTGGCCCTAAAAGGGACAACGTATAAACTTAAATTCGGCCATCACGGTGCCAATCATCCCGTGAAAGACCTGAACTTAAATAAGATCGGTATTACATCGCAGAATCACGGATTTTGCGTAGACATTAACAGCCTTCCTAAAGAAGATGTTGAAATTACCCATATCAATCTTAACGATAATACTTTAGAGGGATTGCAGCATAAGAAATATCCGCTATTTTCCGTGCAATATCATCCTGAAGCCGCTCCGGGCCCGCATGATGCTCAATATTTGTTTGAAAAATTTATCGGTTTAATGAATGAACATAAAAATAAGAAAGTTCCTGTGTAA